cAAAGTTCCTTCTTATCAGTTTTGGGAGCATGTTTAAGTGTACAAGTCATCTGGGATTAAAGGCTTCCATACTGTGTTGTGTCCTCGGGCCCGTCTGCCAAAGGTGTACTCCAGTGCTAGAGTCGGCTTGGCCGGTTCATCCCTggtggataaaacaaaaaatgaattattgatgtgcaataaaaaaaaatctaagaaaaaaactgtttttgtttgtttgtgaacgGAGCTGGCGagttgtcattttctgtcatgtcatAAGCTCAGTCTTCTGCAGAAGACTGTGAGATGCAGCTGAAAACTTTGAGAGCTATTAAGTAGAACTTTGAGCTTAGATTATAAAACGTGCATTGTAGCAAAAGGACAAAACTGAATCTGCATGTGAAAAGAATTATTACATTATAGAATAATAAGAAGGCAAAGAACAGGTCTGGTTTTAGGCTAGATTTGTTAATTTTGAGCTGTTTACCTAGGCCACACACATAGCCTACTCACCTGTCAAGGCATCTGAGCAGAATGGACGTTTTACcctgagaaaaaacaaacgTAATCTTACTAGCCATAGCTTATGCAGCTCATGACAGGGCAAGTAATAAATGCACCTTCTGTGGCTTGGCACGACGGGAAACATACCCCTGCCTTGCTCCCCATCAGAAACACGGTCCTCTCACTGACCGTCTCTCCTCCGTCCTCCTCCCCACCTTCAGTCTCCCGACTGTGGATCTCCGCCGCAGAAAGCTCCCATAGCGTGTCTGAGCTGACAAATACGAAACAAAAGCGACACGTTGTTCgaaaaaacatgttaatatttCTACATCAATgttaaagaaatgtgaaaatcacaATACAAAGTGACACTCACCTTAGTTTTGGCATTAAATTTGATATTTCACAAAGCTGACAACCTAGCTAAATGGCTAAATCCGTTACAAACGTTGCCAGAGTAACGGCGCACTTTGATGACGAAATCATTTTACGTTCTTAACgggcattgtgggaaatgtagtaCCTTAGTAGAAACAAGCTTTGTGCTGATCAGGATAAAGTAAGACCTTTTTTGCACCGCATACTTCTATACCTACGTGGAAAGTTAAACtggcatatttattttttgacgTAATTTACAGTGGTTAATTGGTGTGTTAACTATAAATACCAATTGTATGCACTACAattgcaatatatatatatatatacatacataaaagaCATAGCTACTGCAACAATGCATTTTCAGAGGCTTTTAATTTGGAATTTTGATGGTCTTTTTAAATCCATCAATTACTTGTAGTGCTTTGAACAATAAATTAAACCGTAGACATACTCCTCTTTAATCAGAACAGAACGAAACTTCTTTTTCAGTAGTGGTGAAGTAACATTTTCTAGTTTATTAAATCAGAAGCTACTGAAAAGCAAGCAGAAAActttcaaatcaaatgaaaacacatttcaaatacaTTCCATAAAACGCTGTACATGAAATTATGGCATTCAGTTCACAGCACAGATTTCAACACAGGTGAGACAAAAACAGGCAATTTTTCATGTGGTACTCATCTTTACAATGTTCTTCATTCAGGAGACCCTCACCTTGAAACTTGAAATGTTGTTAGTTTTTGGTTGATGACTTTAAAATGTGTATAGGTGGTAATGGAGGGTAGTGAGTCTGttgttttatgaaaaaaaatgtcctcagaTCTGTCATGATTTTTTCCTGGGTTGGTCACAGTAGGGCACATTTTCTAGCATCAGGCTTTCTCTGGGTCGGAGCACTGTGtgtggaagaaagagagagaacataaaaaatacacatcattgaaaacatcaaagttagaaaacagagagaggatgtACACACATTTCACTTGCTAGCATGGAGAAAAACAACTTACAGAGCCTGTTTTCTCCTGCATGTTCCATTTGTAGCACAGTCTCTCGAAGAACAACTTCTACATCTGAGCCCATTTTGATCATCTGTAAAAGCAGAagggaaagatggatggatggatggattatggGACAAACAGCTTCtggacacaaacatgtaaaatgaccttaaaattaattaataattagaTACTTAATATAAAAGGAttaggataaaaaaaatacttttagcAAAATAGTGTTTATTTCTAACTGATGAAGTAGAgccaaataaaatgtataatctATATAGTTAAATAACTTCACTTTCTTTTGCACTTTCACAGTACCTTCACAATATTTTCTTCTGacctttcatttttgtttttccggAACTCCTCGTTGATCTTTAACCTTGCGgctttgtggggaaaaaatatttatgcattCAGTTATCTTTGGTTTGGTAAGGCTTGGTTGGTAAACATCATCCATCCAAACATATAGCCACAGACAATCTTTTATTGGGAATGAAACCAATGAAGTATAAAACTCACCCGAAAGTGctttttcatcatctttaaaCACAGCCATCCTTGTTCTGTGCAGCGTTTTAAACACGCTTAGGACCTGCAATTAAACAGACACTCAGCTTTTAGCAATCAGTACATTTACAGCTGTCAGCTGGCTGCAGTTGTGGACACCTCAATTTCTCGCCATTTCACCTATCTACTTcttaaaacatgcaaatgttttattttcaaaatgaaaccggctaaagggagaaaaaaataaaaagtttttttaacAATGTCATTTCATAAACAACGATATTTCTATCCCTCACCTTCAAACGAGTGCTCATCGTGACTTCTACAGCTAACTTCCGGCATTGGCGGAAGTAACAAGGACCAATCAGTGCAGACTTTAAAATGACGCGTTTACGTGACCAATGAGTGTCCACGGTGGTTTATCGAACCAAAAGCGGCCCTGGCAAGCGGTTCGTCTGCGCCAACATGGCTGATGAAACGGCAAAGGCGCAGGTTGCTCAGCCTGGCGGAGATACGATTTTTGGAAAAATCGTGCGCAAAGAGATACCGGCCAATTTAATCTATGAAGATGACCAGGTATGCACTAAACACGTTCACGTATAAACACATTTGGGTGCACTAAGACGCACTGCTGCTTGGCAGCGTTTCGCAGAGTCTTGCATGTGACGTTAGCTCATTTTAACTCCGCCTTAGCTTCGCCGAAACTGTTAATTTACTGTAATTCTGTGAATATTGActtgtgtgctgtttttaagCAGAATAAAGACATATCCACACACGGTGCGCTGCGGTGATACAACACAGCTTGCTTTCAGACCACAGAATTTGtgcttttaaacaaaagaaTCGGTAAAAGCGTTTTTAACGGAATTTGACAGGTTTGCATTCACGGTTTAGTTTAAGTTTTGCATGTTACAAAACGCTGCTCATGTTACATTTGCTGCTACTTGACTTCTGCAGACACTTGGCTTGCCACCAAGGTTTGACAGAGTCCTTTTGGGCAAGACTGTCTGCTACTGTCTGCAAGGCCTTTTAATATATAACGGTAGCCTGTGATAGTTAAggattgtgtgcatgtatgtgttattgttgttgcgGTTTTGATAATGAGATCAACACTGGTTAAGTATAGCGCATGAGAGGGACAAAACCATCAAAATGCGCAGCTGCCTGTGTTACAAGCCTGCACAGACAGAAGCCAACTCCCGGTGAGAAACACTTCCTGTCAAACAGGCTTCACTGCTTGTACACTGACAGAGATTTGTGGTGATGATTAGGATATAATGTAACACCACACTAACTGTGCAAGAGCGAATTTTAGCAGCAGTTAATATTTATTACCTGGTCATGATGTGTAGTAGTTACTGTATTTCCACTTAGTAAATCCTACTCATCCTGCCCATCATGCTTTAAGAGTAGCTCCACATATGTACAATAACTGAGGTGGACGTCACATTAGCATAAAACATCACTAAATGCAGCAGCAAACAATACAGGCAGCATCATATCTCATGGATGTTTCTTATTATCTAAACCAATACCACAGCTGTCTGCCCAGGCTAAACTCTTCTTCTGAATTTGTTCTTCTGTATTCCAGTGTGTTGCCTTCCCTGATATTTCTCCTCAAGCTCCCACTCACATCCTTGTCGTCCCAAAAAAGCCAATTGTTCAGCTGTCAAAAGCGGAGGATAGTGATGCTGCAGTAAGTATTTCTAGCTTTTATACCGGACTGTGTATTCCCATTTTTAGTGATTTGTCCAACAGTTTTGTCATTGACCACTAGATGGAACCCTTGACAGCCAATTGTGTGCTCCTCTGGccagtttttctctctctctgcactgtgtTGTAATCCAGGGGTTTTCTGCTtatgcatacatgtgtgtatttttaccTTATTGTCATGCACTCATTTTGTCTCATGTCTCAGTTATTGGGCCACTTGATGATGGTTGCAAAGAAGTGTGCTCAAGAGGCGGGCCTTTCTAAAGGCTACAGGCTGGTCGTCAACGATGGACCAGACGGAGGCCAGTCCGTCTATCACATCCACATCCACGTCCTGGGCGGACGCCAGCTGGGGTGGCCCCCTGGTTAACCTCTGTCCTCCAGCACAGACTGTCTCACCATCGTCGTTCACATCTCTTGTCTGACAACCAGTGCTGTCATGTGAAATAAGTGTCAAACAAAACCTGGAAATTGATTCATGATAATAAGATGACATCAATAAAGCTTCATAACAACAGTGAGCGTAGTTTGTCTTTATCTGAAATTCCTCATTCCTTTGTTTTAGCACTGATGGGATTTCAAGCACCGCTGCATTGCAGTACCGAAATCTAATCACTGCAGTTGAAACTGAGAATTCAGTTATCCACAGCTAAGAAACCTGCCAGAACTGTTGGAACACCATCCAGTTTTGGAATAAATTTATCTTCCTTATCAGTCAGTAATGCCCTGATGattgaaaacagagaaacaagtgAATGGCTCTCTTTTATTAAGAGTAAGAAACAATGCAGGTAGTTgaacaaatataaaatgcatgaaacatccaaaaaatattaaacaaaaaaaaataaataaaatgtttttttttcctttacaaaaatgacaacaaaaatgacaaaaaacagatCAGATGACGTAgaatttaaacataaacatgtacCTAGCATTCACAGTCCGctaatttcaatttttttttttttgataaaaatggtggagggggggggggggcagaaatAGAGGCTTTGTTTGTACAGACAGAATAGTTCCAGAGAGGCAAGGCAGTCTGATATCAGGCAAAGTGATATCATGCTTTGTCAAGCCTTTTGACATTTGATGCAGCTTTTCGCTGCTTGTTCACTActtctgtgagaaaaaaaacaccacaatcTGATGTGcaaaatgagtttgttttttctttttttcttcagacgACTACTACATTTTTAATCAATGCCTTTCTATTGTCAAAATGGGCACTTTGAGGCATTGAAAAAacactgtacagtacattaTAGACAGAAGGAAAGGAACATGTATTCTGGTACCTAAATTCACTATCGCAATCTATGTACTAATTTACTGCTTTAAGGTCATCTTACTCTAGAAACACAAGACTATAGGCTGAAGAGAGATTCAGAGAATGGTTAGTCCCCATAAAGTAAcgagaaaagcagcaaagtcaATGAGAAAGAGGTCAACTATACTGTCTCTGGATCGGGTCCAATGGAACGTCCCCCATTGGTGCAACGCTCCTCCTGTATGTACACTGATAAGAAGCCATATTACTAGCAaaattcataaaacaaatgtggagCTTATTTTTAAACATATGTTCATTTCTTCTCACTGTTTTTCCTCAAAGAAAGTTTTTGATGTCCACGTCGTGGGTGTACAATGAGCTCAAACTGGTTAGTGACcgattaagaaaacaaaacttgttgTGAGGTGACGCAAAGCACTTAAAAGCGCTACAAAATCAGAGACATATccaaacattacaaaatattttgtttaaattggctttttctttgcttATCTCTGCTAAGTTTAAAAATAGGTCACATCACCcgtgactggaaaaaaaaaagccaattgGAAATGATAGGACACTTGAGTGGATCTACTGAAATAAGCTAAGAGCATTGATTCTCTCAGGCCATGTTGCATAAGCCAAAAAAGATATTTCAGCAATGATTAAAATAGTGTTTCATTATAATAAATAGGCTGTTTtaatctttgatttttttggcaGAAAAATGGTCTGGACATTCAGAGAAGGTGAGAAATATGAAACCAACTGCCatattttaaatacagattCTCAGGCTTTGCACAACAGATGAATTTCAAGATGGCTCAactgtttgaaaatgacaagATCAATAAATGTGTTAACTTTGGTAAGTaattattttgaatgaaaatgatcaaTGGTTTCCCGAAGACTGTTGCCATTATGTAAAACTGCCATTCAGTATTAGTAATGAGATCAACACGGACACCAACTTGAAAAGCTCTCAGCTGTCCTGTACATGCTACTGAAGAGACAAAGTTTGCGTAacacttttctttccatttactgggagaggaaggaagggaagcaaagagaaaagaaaaaataatgggTGAGGGAGAAACAGGTGAGGCACTACAAATCCTTTTCAACAGATTCAGTCTGAGAGATGCATCCATGGACGGTTAGAGTTATGAAGAATCTAAAACATCTGCTTGGTTTGTGAACAGTTTCAGGCATGAAGCATGTCGGTATGACTGTCTGGTTTGTCAAGGTGGTTACTTAAGGCTGCTGAAATATTCTTTATACTGAACAAGAGCTAATAAATCATTGCAGTGTGTTGTATTTCATCATAGTGTAAATAGAACATATTTTGCAGGTGTTAATTTACAATGCATTCTGTTGGTCTGGTACTATATTAAAAGTCTTCAAAGCTGATTATTACTTGTGGAGGGAGACGGGCTGCTACTATTGAGGATGTGTTTTAAGGCATGTCCTTTGCGTAGGGTCCAGACACGTGGAGAAGGCGAGAGGAGAGTGGAGACTGTACAACCACAGGTAACTGTCCACTGAGAGAGCCGCCAGGTAGCCTTCAGTCAGGTCGGCCAGTAGGCAAGAACAGTTTAAAGGTGGAAAGCTCCTAATGCGACTCCATCCAAATACTTCATGGGTTAATTTCAGTTCTGAAGGCATATCCATGATGCATCAGAAGCTTCTGGCCAGGCTGATTTTAGCTAAATTGTGTTCATATTATCCCCATAATCCTCCAACTGGCAACAGATCTGTGAGAAAAACTGCTTAAATGTTTCTACACATGCTTCATTGTTGTGAACATGGATCACCAGATACCTGCACTCCAATCCAGTTCATATTTATTCACATAACATTGATTTCTGTTCACTTCTGTGCGATGGCCTCCTCTCCGCTTGGCCGCATGCGGTTGAAGGGCAACCCTCCGACTCCTGTTAACCCCAGAGCGAGGCTGGGGTCTCGTGCAGCCTCCTGCGTGCTGGGAAAGGAAGCCTGAACCCTGGCTGTTGATCCTGCAGGCCCAGGGAGGCTCTCTGGCATCGGTTCTTTGGCGGGGGGCACAGACCCAGGGCTGGTGGCACAGGGGGATGTTGTTTTGGCAGTTTGGGGTTTGGCAGGTGTGGTGGGGCTGGTCAGGCCGAGGCTGGCCAGGGCATCCAGAGTCCCATCTGGGTCTACCATCACGTTAatcactgagacagaaacagggagagaaTCATTGTTTGGAAGATGGTTTAGATGTTGATCTGTTTTAAAGGCCTCCTTGGCTCAGTATCTTGTTTTCATTATGGATCAGCTTGTTAAAATGTGTTACCAAGGTAAGCAAGAGTATGTGCCTTTACCTTGAAGCTGCTTCTCAACTCTCTTGAGTTCGAGCAGAATTGAGGAGATCTCCTGaacagatagaaaaaaaaacaacaaaactgttagTTGTCCCAATAACTCTATGCTTTCTTTGTCATCAAAGAGAGACGGGTTTCTGTACCTTGTTGGAAGTCTTCAGGAGTGGTATGTCACTCTCTGATCGCAGTTTACTCTCAATTTCATCCCAGTTCCTGTCCTTATCCTTAAACAATatcctgcagaaaaataaaatacaaaaagacacaTGTTCATTCACAGTGACTGTGGCTATACAAACCAACACAACTGCACAATAAGGGATACACTTTAAATACTGCTGTTACATACTTAAAGAAGGTTGTAATGTAAGTATAGTAGCAGTATATTGACCTGATTTTTCCTGCAGTTTTGTCCACAGAGTGTCTGATCTTGGTGGACAGCTGAGAAACTGAATTGAGCAGCAGACTGTCCAACACAGCCTGAATGCacaggcagaaaaaagaaaaagaagtttgaTATATGATGTCCAGAGGATCACTGCCTCCATGTTAGTATATTTTTCAGCTTATGCTTTGACGTTCTGTTGCTCCTCACCTCATCTCGGTTCCAGGTGCGTCTCCTCAGAGCTCGGGGTTCCAGACTGTCGGGGGCACGGGGGCGGAGCTCCACTGGCTTGCCGTTGACCTCTGGTGCCTTATTGGTTGAAATCACCGGCGGGATTTTCCTGAAGTTGAGGCTCTCATCAAACACCCGATCCACCAactggacaaagacaaagaaaaatacagaatggagagaagagggaaaaaaacctcaaaaaccATGAAAAACTCCAGGTTTAATAGAGTTAAGTAAAGCTTTGTGAGAAATGATGGAATTAGGAACTCTGTCAGAAAGCTAAGCAGCTCTAAAGCTTTAACTGTCCAGCCAGTTAGATTTTAATGCCACAGCAGTAAAATAACTAAATCCTCTCATGACACAAataagaaatagaaaaataaaggaatgaaACTGGAGAAGATGCGTTATGTGTATTAAATGAATACCTCTCAAAGCAGATGAAAGCTACAAAGCAACAGAGAGGCAGCCATTTTTATCCAAGCAACACAGGAGGGATGGCAAAGGCACAATGGAAGCACACGCAGTAAAGGCAgtgatagaagaagaaaaacggGCACCTTTCTCATGCTCTCCTGTATATCCGTCTGCGTGGGACGTGCAGGGCCTACCTCTTCCCGGGTGTCGATGGCCGATCCCGGGGTGGTGGCGGCGGTGCTGACAGTAGTGCTGGGTGCCGTGCCAGATGAGCTGACCGAGTCAATTTCGCCGGCCACATCGTGGATCTCACGGGCCAAGATGGCCAAGTCCTTAGCCAGGTCCTGGCTGATCCTGCGCACACATGGGAATAACCTGTTAACCATCAGACAGATGAAGGAGTTCTTTAGGACTCAGGATAGACAACAACACATGCAACCTGCATACACAATAACCTGTAATCACATACACATCCAGATCACAGTTAAGCCATGAAGGACAGCTCTCGCAACGTCCTCAAAACATTACATAGATTCATGAAAGATTCAAGTATTGTATAAACTAATAGATGAGTCTTATACAGATCTGTACCTCGCTATCTCCTCGCTGTGTGCCGTCCAGTCCCTGATGTATTCCTCTTGCTCTTTCATGCGGTGTTTGACTCCAACTCCACCTGGACCCGTCACCATGCCGGAGCCTGGGCTCGCGGTGGTGCTGAGTCTCGAACTGCGGTGTGGAACAAGGTGGTGAGGCCGCACGTGGGAGCGTCCTCCATGCTTCGGAGAGTTCCGGCTGGAGCCGAACTCTTCCTCTGAGGTGGAGCCGTATTCCGGGGGCAGACGTCTCCACCTGCTGCTACTGGACACTGTGAAGGCAAAGGAACGATTGTTTAGCCAGTGTTACTGTACTTCATTCCTTTACAACATTTGTTATTCGTGAAGTTAATAAATGAGCTTGTGAACATGAGAGGCTTTGTTACTGAGGCAGCCCCCAGTCAATCCTGCTTTGATCTGACAAAATTCAAATATTGTGCACGTAAAAAACTACTCCTCCAAGAATACAGATTTACAGGCAGTAAATCTGTATTCTTGGAGGAGTAGTTTTTTGATTATGAACTAAGAcaaatgttgatattttttattttacaaggaAGAAAAACTGACTTTATGTTTCAGTAACATGTTATTCTCTGTAATGTACTGCATATCATTcttaaactaaaattaaaactgGTGGCTGTGAGTGCGGAGGACTGGTGAAGCATCTTCAGTCAGTTATTGTTATTAGACACGTCCAGGAATGTTTTAGCGATAATTaaaccacacagaaaacagcagaaacagcgGCAAAAGAAACTCTACTGGAGTTTATCTAAAAGCAAACCCCACTCAGCACAGCCAACAAAAGCATCCAACAAGGTACATGAAACCTTGATAGAGGCAGGGCTATGCTAAGCTGCTTCACAACAGTCACACAACAGCTGTATTAATGTAGCTGCCCCATGATGAGACAACACCATGCTCTATCAGTCCCTCAAGcgtaaaatgacagagtggaAGTGTCATGCATAATAACCTCCACAAGGTGGAGCACTGTTACAAAACCTTTGCTTGTGGGATTTGAAGTTTGAGCTCCAATGCTGTAAAGTCTTTCGACAGATGTAAGAGTGAGAGTAGAGCATTTGCGTCTTCATCACAGAATTACATGATGGATGTAAGAGCGGAACAACGAGGTTAACAACATATGGGCAACATATGCGAGAGCTGGGTCATCACTTTAACTCTTCTTGTGATGTGCTAATACGATATATACATTTGTATTATATACGATATAATACAAACTAAACTTTTAGATTTAAATCGGGCATTCCAAACAAAGTTAGAATTTCATTCCTAAATTTCTTATCTATAAAATGTGTTCCTTAATTGTCAATTTAATTGACATGTTGGTGATGGTTTTTATTGCTGTGACCCAGgtctgaaacacaaatacacacacacgcactgtcTAAGGCTCTACACTTCTGGTACAGTACCCATTAGCTCTTCGTCCACATCACCGCCTTCAGGTTCAGGCTGGGGGCTCTCTGGACGATGACACAAGTTTGTAACAACACAGTGGAAGTGTTTACAGACAAatgtttacacacagacacacaatgggGTATGCAGTGGTACAGACTTTTTGGACTTGATAATCATaccacacagtttttttttgttgcaaagaACCACATTATCAGAACTAACGGAACAGAATCTCTTCTCATTCTTCCTACAACATATGAGAAACTGTAAACCAGAGTTCAGGCTCACCTGTGGGCGAGCAGTATCCAGATGTAGTGGTCTTAGTCTTGGTCTCGTTCAGTTTGGACACGCTGTTCGCCCTCATCCTTGCTGTCAGCTTGTTTTCTGTTGGTGTTGATGAGCGCAAGCCCAGACGCAGAGCGGTCTCAGCTGACAGGCGGGGGGAAGAGGTGGAGCTCCGTGTCACTGTACACTCTGAGTCACTGCGGGCCGAGATGGAGCCCAGACGGTTCCTACGTGGCTGAGCCAGCATGTCTAGTCGTGACAGTCCCTTCCGACCGGATGGCGGCTTAGAAGTGGAGCTAGTGGTGGACACCTCAGAAGCGACAGAAACCCTGTCTGCATCAGCTAGATCTGTGTCAGATGTATCCCCTAGCCGAGCACGGCGGAGAAGGGAGGCTCTTGTGGGTCGCGGCTGAGGCAGCGAGGCCTGCTTGTTCAGGGAGGAGGTTGTGGCTGCCTGTAGAGTGCGGCTGGTTTTGGAGGACCCACTGGTGGAAGTTTTAGCAGACCTGCTGTCAAGTTTGGGATGTCCCAAAGGTCCAGAATAGGTTTCCTGGTCTGAGGAGAGGATGTCAGAGATGGGCAAGGAAGAAGTCTGGTCATCATCAGTGAGATCCAGAGAGGGCTGGCGTGCcctggaggaggcagaggacgGCTGAACAGAGCGACGTGCATCAGTCCGGCTCGCCACTTCTGCAGTTCTTGCTTTAGACTTCCTCTCCAGACGTTCCCGGGCACTTGCGCTGGTGACGCTGGTCTTGGAAGCTGTGCTCATGTTGCTCTTCTCTCGATGCATGCTGCTAAGGGAACGTCGTTTTTGTTCGCCACCAACTGATGCCTTCCTCTGTGCCTCTCCAGCCACATGACTGGCTGTGCTGGCCGTGTCCACATCTGACTCAGGAGAGATGGAGTCTGTTCGAGGGGGGAAGCCAGAACCTGAACCATGAGTGGTGAGGCCAGTTTTACCACTTTTCTGGTCtagtttgttttcatctcttagTTTGGCCTCCAGGAATGCCATTACAGCTTCAGTGTCCTTCAGGAGCGTAGCAGTGTCCATGCTGCCCACGGAGTCACTGCGTTCGCGCCCACTGTTGCCTCTGTTGATGCGTGGGATGAGCTCTGCCGGGACATTAGCACTGGGTTTCTCAATTGTGAAGCTGCCCTGGCGCACTAGAGGCTTCCCagtcttctctcctccttctcccgttcctcctcctcctttcctctcctctgacctcttcCTCCGCTCAGTGCTGCCAGAAGTCCGGAGAGGGGCCTTGGAGGGAGAAGATGTGGAGCCTTGTTTCCGTTTACTGGTCATCTCACCGTCCCCCATTGGAGTTGGAGACTCCCCGTCTCCCTTGTTCTCTTTTTCCTGGGGTTCAGTGTCCTGTTTCTCCCCAATCTCTGACCTCAGTCCCAGGGCTTTGGGGCTGGATTTAGCGCGGGGATCATCCACGGGGAGCTGGGGGAGGGTCCTGCGCTTCCGGTCGGTCAAACTGGAAGAGGATTCACCTCTGCTGAGGGACGCGCCGGACTCAAAGGCATCAGCTCCAAGAGAACAAAGGACAAACTCACTTAGATGAAATtcaaggcttttttttaaattaaaaagcacAGCAATCCTCTATAATGTACATGCTTTTAAGTATTGGCTACTTTAAGAGAAAAAGTATTAAATTTAATCTACTCCAGCTATCATTTAGTTTAGGTCTTTTCATTCTCTGAGACTAAGTGACTATGTACCTCTCTCTTTGTGCAGGAAGGCGGCTGTTTCTGCTCCTGAGCCCTCTGGGTCTGTCCTGGTGTGATTGGCAGCAAGACTGGCCCACTGAGAGACCCAGCTCGAGTCACCAGGGAGAGCCTGAGGGGTCACAGCAGGAGCGTAGGGTGAGAAGAGGGTGGGGCACACAAGTGAGGAAAAGCAGATTAGTCAATCAGTGGTGGCACAAAATATATAGATTATGAATGAAATTAACATTCATGTGTTCATctgaaacaaaatatatgaTGAAGGAAACAATGTGGGAATGAAAGCAGGTGGTGTTAAGATACATTCCTCTATGTGTATTTTActtggaaacaaaaacatgtctgatTAGGGGTTGTTAAATCTGAAAAGCTGAATGGTACTCCTCATTTTCTTGGAATAAGACATCTAGATAAATGGCATGACTTGATTGGAAGGCTGTCAGTACTCATACACACAGTCCCCTCCCTCGTATGAAATGGCCTGGAGGGCCGAGCATGTCTCTCCTCATCTTAGTATGATCTAGGTCAGTCTCTGGGAGGACTAGCATCCTCCCATCAACAGGCTAAAGGAGTAGTGCGGTCAAGCCAAGGGA
This region of Scatophagus argus isolate fScaArg1 chromosome 10, fScaArg1.pri, whole genome shotgun sequence genomic DNA includes:
- the lyrm7 gene encoding complex III assembly factor LYRM7 — protein: MSTRLKVLSVFKTLHRTRMAVFKDDEKALSAARLKINEEFRKNKNERSEENIVKMIKMGSDVEVVLRETVLQMEHAGENRLLLRPRESLMLENVPYCDQPRKKS
- the hint1 gene encoding histidine triad nucleotide-binding protein 1, whose protein sequence is MADETAKAQVAQPGGDTIFGKIVRKEIPANLIYEDDQCVAFPDISPQAPTHILVVPKKPIVQLSKAEDSDAALLGHLMMVAKKCAQEAGLSKGYRLVVNDGPDGGQSVYHIHIHVLGGRQLGWPPG